A window from Deinococcus aquiradiocola encodes these proteins:
- the bioA gene encoding adenosylmethionine--8-amino-7-oxononanoate transaminase — MSAAPPTLLDLDARHVWHPFTQSRTAPTPTVIVRGEGAVLHAADGSQLLDMVSSWWVNLHGHAHPHIAQAIARQAGTLEHVIFAGFTHAPATHLAARLTAELPGLSRVFFSDNGSTAVEVALKIALQAHHNRGERRTRLLAFDGGYHGDTFGAMSAGATSGFYAPFQDKLFGVTFLPYPATWDGDEDVDAREAAALAALDAALGDDVSAILLEPLVQGSAGMRVTRPAFLNEVIRRVHASGALVILDEVMTGFGRTGELFAARHLQERPDLMCFSKGLTGGFLPMGLTAATEDLYLAFEGDTFDRAFAHGHSYTANPLACAAALASLDLTLSAETSAHWARIGARHAAARAELAAHPNVTHVRQVGTILAAEIRGAGEYGGNTSLELRQYFAARGLLMRPLGNVMYLLPPYVVTDEQLRQAYGAMLDAAGTYGRPA; from the coding sequence GTGAGCGCCGCGCCGCCCACGCTGCTCGACCTGGACGCGCGGCACGTCTGGCATCCCTTCACGCAGTCCCGCACGGCCCCCACGCCCACCGTGATCGTGCGCGGCGAGGGCGCCGTCCTGCACGCGGCGGACGGCTCGCAACTGCTCGACATGGTCAGCTCGTGGTGGGTGAACCTGCACGGGCACGCGCACCCGCACATCGCGCAGGCGATCGCGCGGCAGGCAGGGACGCTCGAACACGTGATCTTCGCGGGGTTCACGCACGCGCCCGCCACGCACCTCGCCGCGCGCCTCACCGCGGAACTGCCGGGCCTGTCCCGGGTGTTCTTCAGCGACAACGGTTCCACCGCCGTCGAGGTCGCCCTGAAGATCGCGCTGCAGGCGCACCACAACCGCGGCGAGCGCCGCACGCGCCTCCTGGCCTTCGACGGCGGGTATCACGGGGACACGTTCGGCGCGATGAGTGCGGGCGCGACGAGCGGCTTCTACGCGCCGTTCCAGGACAAGCTGTTCGGCGTGACGTTCCTGCCGTACCCCGCCACCTGGGACGGTGACGAGGACGTGGACGCGCGCGAGGCGGCCGCACTCGCCGCGCTGGACGCCGCACTCGGGGACGACGTGAGCGCCATCCTGCTCGAACCGCTCGTGCAGGGCTCGGCCGGGATGCGCGTCACGCGCCCCGCCTTCCTGAACGAGGTGATCCGCCGCGTGCACGCGAGCGGCGCGCTCGTCATCCTGGACGAGGTCATGACGGGCTTCGGCCGGACGGGTGAACTGTTCGCCGCGCGGCACCTGCAGGAACGCCCGGACCTGATGTGCTTCAGCAAGGGCCTCACCGGCGGGTTCCTGCCGATGGGCCTCACCGCGGCCACCGAGGACCTGTACCTCGCCTTCGAGGGCGACACCTTCGACCGGGCCTTCGCGCACGGGCACTCGTACACCGCGAACCCGCTCGCGTGCGCGGCCGCCCTCGCCTCCCTCGACCTCACGCTTTCGGCGGAGACGTCCGCCCACTGGGCGCGCATCGGGGCGCGGCACGCGGCGGCACGCGCGGAACTCGCCGCGCACCCGAACGTCACGCACGTCCGGCAGGTCGGCACCATCCTCGCTGCCGAGATCCGTGGGGCGGGCGAGTACGGCGGGAACACCAGCCTCGAACTGCGGCAGTACTTCGCGGCGCGCGGCCTGCTGATGCGTCCCCTCGGGAACGTCATGTACCTCCTCCCGCCGTACGTCGTGACGGACGAGCAGCTGCGCCAGGCGTACGGCGCCATGCTGGACGCCGCCGGGACCTACGGCCGTCCCGCGTGA
- the bioD gene encoding dethiobiotin synthase gives MHAPEALTAERQVFVTGTDTGVGKTLVSAVLARAWSARYWKPLQTGAADGDDDTGTVATLAGLPPERVHAPVRVYRDPSAPERAAALEGERVSVADVLAARPSSAGPLVVEGAGGVLVPINDRESMLDLMAALGLPVVIAARSTLGTINHTLLTVNAVRERGLSVAGVILSGPLAPHNRDAIERHAQVPVILQIPPLDAVTPAAVQDAAQALLTAGAAG, from the coding sequence GTGCACGCGCCTGAAGCCCTGACGGCCGAGCGGCAGGTGTTCGTGACCGGCACCGACACCGGGGTCGGCAAGACGCTCGTGAGCGCCGTGCTGGCCCGCGCGTGGAGTGCCCGGTACTGGAAGCCGCTGCAGACCGGCGCGGCGGACGGGGACGACGACACCGGCACCGTCGCCACGCTCGCGGGCCTCCCGCCGGAGCGCGTGCACGCGCCCGTCCGCGTGTACCGCGACCCGTCCGCCCCGGAACGCGCCGCGGCGCTGGAGGGAGAACGCGTGAGCGTCGCGGACGTCCTCGCCGCGCGCCCTTCCAGCGCCGGCCCGCTGGTGGTGGAGGGCGCGGGCGGGGTGCTCGTGCCGATCAACGACCGCGAGTCGATGCTCGACCTGATGGCCGCGCTCGGCCTGCCGGTCGTGATCGCGGCGCGCAGCACGCTCGGCACCATCAACCACACGCTCCTGACCGTGAACGCCGTCCGGGAGCGGGGGTTGAGCGTGGCGGGCGTGATCCTGAGCGGCCCGCTCGCCCCGCACAACCGGGACGCCATCGAACGGCATGCTCAGGTGCCTGTGATCCTGCAGATTCCCCCGCTGGACGCGGTGACGCCTGCCGCCGTGCAGGACGCCGCGCAGGCCCTCCTGACGGCCGGGGCGGCAGGGTGA
- the bioB gene encoding biotin synthase BioB, whose protein sequence is MLNIDTLAGRVLSGEILTPEEGLAVLNLPDTDTLRLLDAAWRVRREAFGDRVKVNILLNAKSGLCAEDCSYCSQAKEADTGVPKYRVLHPREMLAEARKAQEAGAQRYCIVLSGRGGTWNEVEQVSEATRLIKAETNLEVCACMGLLLGEDGQRKAQTLRDAGVDAYNHNLNTHEDHYGNICSTHSYADRVETLTHAAQAGMSTCSGVIIGMGESAEQIVDLARTLRARRADSIPVNFLIPIDGTGLDGAQTTAHFTPWYCLRVLSLFRLLNPQAELRASAGREIHLRSLQPLALLVANSIFLGDYLTEGGQEAGADWNMIRDLGLHAAPTPHAPQADLAPALGD, encoded by the coding sequence TGAGCGGCGAGATCCTCACGCCCGAGGAGGGCCTCGCCGTCCTGAACCTGCCGGACACCGACACCCTGCGCCTGCTGGACGCCGCGTGGCGCGTCCGGCGCGAGGCCTTCGGGGACCGCGTGAAGGTGAACATCCTCCTGAACGCCAAGAGCGGCCTGTGTGCCGAGGACTGCTCGTACTGCTCGCAGGCCAAGGAGGCCGATACGGGCGTCCCGAAGTACCGGGTGCTGCACCCGCGCGAGATGCTCGCCGAGGCCCGCAAGGCGCAGGAGGCGGGCGCGCAGCGGTACTGCATCGTGCTGTCCGGCCGGGGCGGCACGTGGAACGAGGTCGAGCAGGTGAGCGAGGCCACGCGGCTCATCAAGGCGGAAACGAACCTGGAGGTGTGCGCCTGCATGGGTCTGCTGCTCGGTGAGGACGGCCAGCGCAAGGCGCAGACCCTGCGGGACGCGGGCGTCGACGCGTACAACCACAACCTCAACACGCACGAGGACCACTACGGGAACATCTGCTCCACACACTCGTACGCGGACCGGGTGGAGACGCTCACGCACGCTGCCCAGGCGGGCATGAGCACCTGCAGCGGCGTGATCATCGGGATGGGGGAGAGCGCCGAGCAGATCGTGGACCTCGCCCGCACCCTGCGGGCGAGGCGGGCCGACAGCATTCCCGTGAACTTCCTGATTCCCATCGACGGGACGGGCCTCGACGGCGCGCAGACGACGGCGCACTTCACGCCGTGGTACTGCCTGCGCGTCCTGAGCCTGTTCCGGCTGCTGAACCCGCAGGCGGAACTGCGCGCGAGCGCCGGGCGTGAAATTCACCTGCGGAGCCTGCAGCCGCTCGCGCTGCTCGTCGCGAACTCGATCTTCCTCGGCGATTACCTCACGGAAGGCGGTCAGGAGGCGGGCGCGGACTGGAACATGATCCGCGACCTGGGCCTGCATGCCGCGCCCACCCCGCACGCCCCGCAGGCGGACCTCGCGCCTGCCCTCGGGGACTGA